A region from the Marinobacter sp. SS13-12 genome encodes:
- the ppsA gene encoding phosphoenolpyruvate synthase — translation MEDYIIWFDHLGMSDVDRVGGKNASLGEMISNLANAGVTVPGGFATTAHAYREFLAKDGLREKIDNTLDALDINDVNELARVGSQIRQWILDTPFPEALEKPLEDAYAKLRGGNDNMAVAVRSSATAEDLPDASFAGQQETFLNVVGLEQVRTSVKEVFASLFNDRAISYRVHHGFDHKQVALSAGIQKMVRSETAASGVMFTLDTESGFRDVVFITGSYGLGETVVQGAVNPDEFYVHKPTLDAGRPAVLRRNLGSKAIKMVYHTDPSAEQFVETVKVEQEERNRFCITDAEVEELAKQAMIIENHYQRPMDIEWAKDGDDGLIYIVQARPETVKSRASANVMERYLLNETGTVLVEGRSIGHKIGSGPVKIITSIKEMDRVQAGDVLVTDMTDPDWEPVMKRASAIVTDRGGRTCHAAIIARELGIPAVVGCGDATDVLKDGQEVTVSCAEGDTGLIYEGSLDFELKENTVDSMPNIPFKIMMNVGNPDRAFDFQALPNEGVGLARLEFIINRMIGVHPKALLNYDGLPRDIRQTVEKRISGYSSPVDFYVDKLVEGISTLAAAFAPKKVIVRLSDFKSNEYANLIGGTLYEPDEENPMLGFRGASRYISETFRDCFELECRALKKVRNEMGFTNVEVMVPFVRTVGEAEQVVNLLAENGLKRGDNGLRVIMMCELPANALLADQFLEHFDGFSIGSNDLTQLTLGLDRDSGIIAHLFDERNDAVKALLASAIQACKKANKYIGICGQGPSDHPDLAKWLMDQGIDSVSLNPDSVLDTWFFLADEKID, via the coding sequence TTGGAAGATTACATTATCTGGTTTGATCACCTGGGAATGTCAGATGTTGACCGGGTTGGAGGAAAGAATGCCTCCCTCGGTGAAATGATCAGTAATCTCGCCAATGCAGGTGTTACGGTGCCCGGAGGCTTCGCCACCACGGCCCATGCTTATCGTGAGTTCCTCGCAAAAGATGGCCTGCGCGAAAAGATCGATAACACGCTCGACGCCCTGGACATTAACGATGTTAATGAACTTGCACGAGTTGGCTCCCAGATCCGCCAGTGGATCCTCGATACACCCTTCCCCGAGGCACTGGAAAAACCGCTGGAAGACGCTTACGCGAAACTGCGCGGCGGTAATGACAATATGGCGGTTGCGGTGCGTTCCTCCGCCACAGCCGAAGACCTGCCGGATGCTTCTTTTGCGGGCCAGCAGGAAACGTTCCTCAATGTGGTGGGGCTGGAGCAGGTTCGCACGTCGGTGAAGGAAGTGTTTGCCTCGCTGTTTAATGACCGTGCCATATCCTACCGTGTTCACCACGGTTTTGATCACAAGCAGGTAGCCCTGTCTGCGGGCATCCAGAAGATGGTTCGCAGCGAAACCGCCGCCAGCGGTGTCATGTTTACCCTGGACACGGAATCCGGCTTCCGGGATGTGGTGTTTATTACCGGCTCCTATGGACTCGGCGAAACCGTGGTTCAGGGTGCGGTAAACCCCGATGAGTTTTACGTTCACAAGCCCACCCTTGATGCCGGCCGGCCCGCTGTTCTGCGTCGTAACCTCGGCAGCAAGGCCATCAAGATGGTCTATCACACGGATCCGTCCGCAGAGCAGTTTGTGGAAACCGTCAAGGTCGAGCAGGAGGAGCGTAATCGCTTCTGTATTACCGATGCCGAAGTGGAAGAGCTGGCCAAACAGGCCATGATCATCGAAAACCACTACCAGCGCCCGATGGACATCGAGTGGGCGAAAGACGGTGACGACGGCCTTATCTACATCGTTCAGGCCCGCCCTGAAACCGTCAAGAGCCGCGCATCCGCCAACGTGATGGAGCGCTATCTGCTGAACGAAACCGGCACGGTTCTGGTGGAGGGTCGCAGTATTGGTCACAAGATTGGCAGTGGCCCCGTCAAGATCATCACCAGTATCAAGGAAATGGACCGGGTACAGGCCGGCGATGTGCTGGTCACCGATATGACCGATCCGGACTGGGAGCCGGTGATGAAACGGGCCTCCGCCATTGTCACGGACCGTGGCGGGCGTACCTGCCACGCCGCCATTATTGCCCGTGAACTGGGCATACCGGCGGTGGTTGGTTGCGGCGATGCAACGGACGTGCTGAAAGACGGTCAGGAAGTGACCGTATCCTGCGCCGAAGGTGACACCGGCCTGATTTACGAAGGCAGCCTGGATTTCGAGCTGAAAGAGAACACGGTTGATTCCATGCCCAATATTCCGTTCAAGATCATGATGAACGTGGGCAACCCGGACCGTGCCTTCGACTTCCAGGCCCTGCCCAATGAAGGCGTAGGCCTGGCACGCCTGGAATTCATTATCAACCGTATGATCGGTGTGCATCCCAAGGCTCTGCTCAACTATGACGGCCTGCCCCGTGACATTCGCCAGACCGTGGAAAAGCGCATTTCCGGGTACAGCTCACCGGTGGATTTCTACGTCGACAAACTGGTTGAAGGCATTTCCACCCTGGCAGCGGCGTTTGCCCCCAAGAAAGTGATTGTCCGGCTGTCGGATTTCAAGTCCAACGAGTACGCCAACCTCATCGGTGGCACCCTGTACGAGCCGGACGAGGAAAACCCGATGCTGGGCTTCCGGGGCGCTTCCCGCTATATCTCCGAGACCTTCCGTGACTGTTTCGAGCTTGAGTGTCGGGCCCTGAAGAAGGTGCGCAACGAGATGGGCTTCACCAACGTGGAAGTGATGGTGCCGTTTGTGCGCACCGTGGGTGAAGCGGAACAGGTGGTGAACCTGCTGGCCGAGAATGGTCTCAAGCGTGGTGATAACGGCCTGAGAGTCATCATGATGTGTGAGTTGCCTGCCAATGCCTTGCTGGCGGATCAGTTCCTGGAGCATTTTGACGGGTTTTCCATCGGCTCCAACGATCTGACCCAGCTGACCCTGGGGCTGGACAGGGATTCAGGCATCATTGCGCACCTGTTCGACGAGCGGAACGACGCCGTCAAGGCCTTGCTGGCCAGTGCTATTCAGGCCTGCAAAAAGGCCAATAAGTACATCGGTATCTGCGGGCAGGGGCCATCCGATCATCCGGATCTTGCAAAGTGGCTGATGGACCAGGGTATCGATTCGGTGTCCCTGAACCCGGACTCGGTTCTGGATACATGGTTCTTCCTTGCTGACGAGAAAATCGACTGA
- the rraA gene encoding ribonuclease E activity regulator RraA, translated as MPIVTPDLCDDYPEILVVEPGFRNYGARDAFGGEIVTVKCFEDNSIVKEQVALPGNGRVMVVDGGGSKRAALLGDMLAEKAADNGWAGLIIYGCIRDVDVIGKTALGVQALGTHPRKTEKRGVGDLNVPVTFGGVTFHPGHYVYADNNGIVVSEKALKTG; from the coding sequence GTGCCTATCGTAACCCCTGATCTGTGTGATGATTATCCGGAAATACTCGTGGTGGAGCCGGGATTTCGCAATTATGGCGCCCGGGATGCGTTCGGCGGCGAGATTGTGACGGTCAAGTGCTTTGAGGATAACTCCATCGTCAAAGAGCAGGTTGCCCTTCCGGGAAACGGACGTGTGATGGTTGTTGACGGCGGCGGCTCAAAGCGCGCCGCGCTGCTCGGCGATATGCTGGCGGAAAAGGCGGCTGACAATGGTTGGGCCGGGCTGATTATTTATGGCTGCATACGGGACGTGGACGTGATCGGTAAGACGGCTCTGGGTGTCCAGGCGCTGGGCACCCATCCGCGCAAAACTGAAAAACGCGGTGTGGGTGACCTGAACGTACCGGTGACATTTGGAGGCGTGACCTTCCACCCGGGCCACTATGTCTATGCTGACAACAACGGTATTGTGGTATCCGAGAAGGCGCTCAAGACCGGTTAG
- a CDS encoding PilZ domain-containing protein codes for MSEFMKNYSEKRDFHRMTMNLEIELTDSNGVTFPGICKDLSGTGMQLFVERAFSEGDEINTLLPTTSEQFPPFETVCRVLRCEPDGDGFLLGMEIVEIKR; via the coding sequence ATGTCGGAGTTCATGAAAAACTATTCGGAGAAACGCGATTTTCATCGCATGACGATGAATCTTGAAATCGAACTCACGGATAGTAACGGTGTGACATTTCCGGGTATTTGCAAAGACCTGAGCGGCACTGGCATGCAACTCTTCGTTGAAAGGGCGTTTTCCGAAGGGGACGAAATAAATACCCTGCTGCCGACAACCAGTGAGCAGTTCCCCCCGTTCGAGACAGTTTGTCGCGTACTGCGTTGCGAGCCTGACGGCGACGGTTTCCTGCTGGGAATGGAGATTGTCGAGATAAAACGCTGA
- a CDS encoding TIGR04211 family SH3 domain-containing protein: MSPKRLFICLIVLMVAATSAHAKTVYVDDTLFAPIRSGEGTQYRILHSGVRSGTALELLETSESGYSRVRTPDGIEGWIVSRYITETPIARQRLEQANRQLEQARNELSEVKTQLQEVTSERNELRNSEEALQSRAGRLSEELSNIKEVAADSINLDRRNGELREENQKLRNELEVLTAEKERLEAKEESDFMLLGAALVLLGVILALVIPLLKPTRKTDNWA; this comes from the coding sequence GTGTCGCCTAAACGTCTTTTTATCTGCTTGATTGTGTTGATGGTCGCTGCCACCTCAGCCCATGCAAAAACCGTCTACGTCGACGATACACTTTTTGCTCCCATCCGCAGCGGTGAAGGGACACAATATCGCATTCTCCATTCCGGCGTTCGTAGTGGTACCGCCCTCGAGCTCCTGGAAACCTCTGAGTCCGGCTATAGCCGGGTACGCACCCCCGATGGCATCGAAGGCTGGATAGTCAGCCGCTACATCACCGAGACTCCGATAGCCCGCCAACGTCTTGAACAGGCAAACCGGCAGCTTGAACAGGCCCGTAACGAACTGAGCGAGGTCAAGACACAACTGCAGGAAGTCACCAGCGAAAGGAATGAGCTCAGAAACTCCGAGGAGGCTCTTCAATCCAGGGCCGGCCGTCTCAGCGAAGAGCTCAGCAATATCAAGGAAGTGGCTGCGGATTCAATCAACCTTGACCGCCGAAACGGCGAGCTTCGCGAGGAGAATCAGAAACTTCGCAATGAGCTGGAAGTACTCACCGCTGAAAAGGAAAGACTGGAGGCGAAGGAAGAATCCGACTTCATGCTGCTTGGCGCTGCCCTGGTTTTGCTGGGCGTAATTCTCGCGTTGGTGATCCCGCTCCTGAAGCCAACCCGGAAAACCGATAACTGGGCATAG
- a CDS encoding YciI family protein: MYYAIISEDVEDSLSLRSSARPDHIARLNALKDEGRLLVAGPHPALDTPEPGDAGFTGSLVIAEFDSLESAQAWADADPYVEAGVYQRVTVKPFKAVLP; the protein is encoded by the coding sequence ATGTATTACGCCATTATCAGCGAGGACGTTGAAGACAGCCTGTCACTGAGATCTTCGGCCCGTCCAGACCATATTGCACGGCTCAACGCCCTGAAGGACGAGGGCAGGCTGCTGGTTGCAGGCCCCCACCCTGCACTCGACACCCCGGAACCGGGTGATGCGGGATTTACCGGCAGCCTGGTCATTGCCGAGTTTGACTCCCTGGAGTCTGCCCAGGCCTGGGCAGATGCCGATCCCTACGTGGAAGCCGGGGTTTACCAGCGGGTTACCGTCAAACCCTTCAAGGCTGTGCTCCCGTGA
- a CDS encoding PHP domain-containing protein: MTITQEAEFCIDLHCHSTASDGALAPEDLVRRASDKGVTHLALTDHDTISGLGDATEAAQAAGISLVAGTELSCLWRSHTIHIVGLDFDTSDHNLNAALARQNDNRWRRARTIAEKLAKLKIDDMVEKATLKAGGDVPGRPHFARVLVEEGVVKDSAQAFKRYLGSGKAGDVKGFWPSLEEVVQWITGAAGIAVLAHPRKYKLTATKLRALTSDFRQAGGRAIEVSTSGQSSGDLGFLAELCRRENLLASQGSDFHFPGAPWCELGSIMKMPDGLDPVWHHFRQPVGVPAAV, encoded by the coding sequence GTGACTATAACGCAAGAAGCTGAGTTCTGCATTGATCTGCATTGCCACAGTACGGCATCAGACGGCGCCCTGGCGCCGGAAGATCTTGTGCGGCGGGCCAGCGATAAAGGTGTGACCCACCTCGCACTGACGGATCACGACACTATTTCAGGTCTGGGCGATGCCACAGAGGCAGCGCAGGCCGCTGGTATTTCTCTGGTTGCGGGTACTGAACTCTCCTGTCTCTGGAGAAGCCACACGATACATATCGTCGGGCTGGATTTTGATACCTCAGACCACAACCTCAATGCTGCTCTGGCACGTCAGAATGATAACCGCTGGCGCCGCGCCCGCACGATTGCCGAAAAGCTTGCCAAGTTGAAAATTGACGACATGGTGGAGAAGGCCACGCTCAAGGCTGGCGGCGATGTGCCGGGCCGGCCGCATTTTGCCAGGGTGCTGGTGGAGGAAGGAGTGGTCAAGGACTCGGCACAGGCCTTCAAACGTTACCTGGGTTCCGGCAAGGCGGGTGATGTGAAGGGCTTCTGGCCTTCGCTGGAGGAGGTGGTGCAATGGATTACTGGTGCAGCGGGGATTGCGGTCCTGGCGCATCCCAGAAAATACAAACTGACTGCTACCAAATTGCGGGCGTTGACCAGCGATTTTCGCCAGGCCGGCGGCCGGGCTATCGAGGTGTCCACATCGGGCCAGTCCAGTGGCGACCTTGGCTTCCTGGCGGAGCTGTGCCGCCGCGAGAACCTGTTGGCTTCCCAGGGCAGTGATTTTCACTTTCCCGGGGCACCCTGGTGTGAACTGGGCTCCATAATGAAAATGCCAGACGGGCTCGATCCCGTCTGGCATCATTTCAGACAACCGGTAGGCGTTCCCGCAGCGGTTTAA
- a CDS encoding YecA family protein, with the protein MLSDSDIEALEDILFAEPWGDDALDFFGLHGVVCASVVGPASLSTEDIFRLATGADEAPGGQIPDTFRNAVEQLGRDMAHALDLGQPLELPEPEDGDPMNALENWCAGFVDTFLENEDAWLEAGEEETADLLVPMLTLSGLFEDEDFQNVRNSPKLSRDMADAIPDSLTDLYLLFHAPD; encoded by the coding sequence ATGCTATCAGATTCGGACATTGAAGCGCTGGAAGACATCTTGTTCGCAGAACCCTGGGGCGACGACGCCCTGGACTTCTTCGGTTTGCACGGGGTTGTCTGCGCCAGCGTGGTAGGCCCGGCATCACTCAGCACTGAGGACATCTTCAGGCTGGCTACGGGCGCCGATGAGGCGCCCGGCGGCCAGATTCCGGATACCTTCCGTAATGCTGTGGAACAACTCGGCCGGGATATGGCCCACGCTCTGGACCTGGGGCAGCCCCTGGAGTTGCCGGAGCCTGAAGATGGCGATCCGATGAATGCACTGGAAAACTGGTGCGCAGGCTTTGTGGATACGTTCCTTGAAAATGAGGATGCGTGGCTGGAAGCAGGTGAGGAAGAAACCGCAGACCTGCTGGTGCCGATGCTGACACTGTCAGGCCTGTTCGAGGATGAAGATTTCCAGAACGTCCGCAACAGCCCGAAACTGTCACGTGACATGGCGGACGCGATTCCGGACTCGCTGACGGATCTGTACCTGTTGTTCCACGCTCCGGATTAA